One window of Mesotoga sp. BH458_6_3_2_1 genomic DNA carries:
- a CDS encoding alcohol dehydrogenase catalytic domain-containing protein, whose product MKALIFDGELRLEEVPFPTRLPGTSLVKVNLAGICNTDIEITKGYMNFYGILGHELLGTVVESDSNSLSGKRVTTEINVPCKTCDLCQIGLFKHCRNIRTVGIADYPGVFAEYAVLPDENLHEIPESVSDEKAVFIEPLAAAVDALESANYLRDDKVCLIGDGKLGLLISMVLSANGIKHQLIGRHKERLEFLETGNVSFTGIEDAKTIDRYFDIVIEATGNPGGLAQALSIVRPKGRIVLKSTYKGFPSIDMTRVVVREIELVGSRCGPFDKAISLLERGFVDPTPLIAKTLHFSKAHEAFKAARTSLKVILRME is encoded by the coding sequence ATGAAAGCACTGATCTTTGACGGAGAACTCAGACTTGAAGAAGTCCCCTTCCCAACAAGGCTTCCCGGGACATCTCTGGTTAAGGTCAATCTTGCAGGAATCTGTAATACTGACATCGAGATTACAAAGGGCTACATGAACTTTTATGGAATTCTGGGTCATGAACTTCTCGGAACGGTAGTTGAGAGTGACTCGAATTCTCTTTCTGGAAAGCGTGTGACAACCGAAATCAATGTGCCCTGCAAAACTTGCGACCTATGCCAAATAGGACTTTTCAAACACTGCAGGAATATTAGGACAGTCGGTATTGCCGACTACCCCGGTGTCTTTGCAGAGTATGCAGTACTGCCGGACGAAAACCTTCACGAAATTCCGGAATCTGTCTCAGATGAAAAAGCTGTGTTCATAGAACCCTTGGCCGCCGCTGTTGACGCTCTCGAATCCGCAAATTACCTCCGTGATGATAAGGTTTGCTTGATAGGCGACGGGAAATTAGGCTTACTGATTTCAATGGTTCTTTCTGCAAACGGGATAAAACATCAGCTTATTGGTAGACATAAAGAGCGGCTCGAATTTCTGGAAACTGGCAATGTATCTTTTACTGGAATTGAAGATGCGAAGACCATCGACAGGTATTTTGACATAGTTATCGAAGCTACTGGAAATCCCGGAGGGCTTGCCCAAGCCCTGTCAATTGTTAGGCCAAAGGGAAGGATAGTTCTGAAAAGCACCTATAAGGGATTCCCTTCCATCGATATGACGAGAGTTGTGGTAAGAGAGATAGAATTGGTTGGCTCTCGATGCGGCCCATTTGACAAGGCGATTTCATTACTGGAAAGAGGATTTGTCGATCCCACACCACTGATAGCAAAGACTCTTCATTTCAGCAAAGCACACGAAGCCTTCAAAGCGGCCAGAACGTCGCTGAAGGTTATATTGAGGATGGAATGA